A genomic region of Leptolyngbya sp. NIES-2104 contains the following coding sequences:
- a CDS encoding DUF2281 domain-containing protein, which translates to MMNTKELLLQEINQAPDPILDEVLDFLRFLKAKQQQQALENQLDLEEARAVLEEIEQEGTISWESLKSELS; encoded by the coding sequence ATGATGAATACGAAAGAATTATTGCTTCAAGAAATTAATCAAGCTCCCGATCCAATTTTGGATGAGGTACTAGATTTTCTGAGATTCTTGAAGGCAAAACAGCAACAACAAGCATTAGAAAATCAACTCGATCTAGAAGAAGCTCGTGCTGTGCTTGAAGAAATTGAGCAAGAAGGAACCATTTCTTGGGAGTCACTCAAATCCGAACTGAGTTGA
- a CDS encoding MoxR family ATPase — protein MRERIEQLTQHLSLAIVGKQEAIQLVLVALLSGGHALLEDVPGVGKTLLAKSLARSINGRFQRLQCTPDLLPTDVTGTNIWNPRSGEFEFMAGPIFANVLLADEINRATPRTQSALLEVMEEQQVTIDGVSRKVPTPFFVIATQNPAEYQGTFPLPEAQMDRFALSLSLGYPTESEELQMLERLQSGDRASELPPCISIEEIRELQVLCAQVRVESSLQQYILNLVRATRQDEEILLGVSPRGTVALQKAVQAFAFLQGRDYATPDDVKAISPYVLSHRMIAASGNRARMVVDRLLRTIAIP, from the coding sequence ATGAGAGAGCGGATTGAGCAATTAACACAGCATTTGAGTTTAGCGATCGTTGGTAAACAAGAAGCCATCCAACTTGTTTTGGTCGCGCTCTTGTCGGGTGGTCATGCTCTTTTAGAAGACGTTCCGGGAGTCGGTAAAACGCTATTGGCGAAATCGTTAGCTCGATCGATTAATGGCAGATTTCAGCGGCTTCAATGCACTCCGGATCTACTGCCAACCGATGTGACTGGAACGAATATTTGGAACCCTCGGTCGGGTGAATTTGAATTCATGGCGGGTCCAATTTTCGCGAATGTTCTGTTGGCGGATGAAATCAATCGCGCCACACCAAGAACGCAATCGGCACTGCTCGAAGTGATGGAAGAACAGCAAGTCACGATCGATGGAGTGTCTCGCAAAGTTCCCACTCCCTTTTTTGTGATCGCTACTCAAAACCCAGCGGAATATCAAGGCACATTCCCGCTACCCGAAGCCCAGATGGATCGATTTGCTTTGTCGCTGTCCTTGGGCTATCCGACCGAATCTGAAGAACTTCAGATGTTAGAACGATTGCAATCGGGCGATCGCGCTTCTGAGTTACCGCCCTGCATCAGTATTGAAGAGATTCGCGAACTGCAAGTGCTCTGTGCTCAAGTGCGGGTCGAATCCTCGCTTCAGCAATACATTTTGAACCTTGTCCGCGCTACTCGCCAAGATGAAGAAATCTTGCTCGGAGTCAGTCCCCGTGGAACGGTTGCACTTCAAAAAGCGGTTCAAGCTTTCGCCTTTTTACAAGGGCGAGACTATGCGACTCCGGATGATGTTAAAGCGATCTCGCCTTATGTTCTCTCGCACCGAATGATCGCAGCAAGTGGAAATCGAGCGCGGATGGTTGTCGATCGACTGTTGAGAACGATCGCGATTCCGTAG